A genomic stretch from Channa argus isolate prfri chromosome 24, Channa argus male v1.0, whole genome shotgun sequence includes:
- the wasf3a gene encoding actin-binding protein WASF3 produces the protein MPLVKRNIDPRHLCHSAVPDGVGNELECVTNNTLSAIIRQLSSLSKHAENVFGELFNEANTFYVRANSLQDRIDRLAIKVTQLDSSVEEVALHDINMRKAFKSFTVQDQQVLSEGSMTNSVADMYNNSDRPPPLSTLTAYREDSADAMKFYSDPSYFFELWKEKMLQDTEDKRKERRRQREQKRCMESGTLQREVKKVRKARNRRQEWNMMGIDKELRPDHRHPQTLQRGASSEGSLSPDGRPDFPDYLVSPPIAHAACNYAKFHDYEPGNSRPSPPVEHEYHSIDVNYKRVTYAAAEPHAEDQINGSIRPPADFVPPPSAPGPAIPSSQTAFGFPLGPLPPTPHNGILHVGPGYSLPPVPPPGPCMVPPPPGPPPPPLPPPAAPSHLAGYREDNKPVRDARSDLLSAIRMGIQLKKVQEQQEQQNKQEPVGNDVATILSRRIAVEYSDSDEDSELDENDWSD, from the exons ATGCCACTGGTCAAGAGAAACATTGATCCTCGGCACCTGTGCCACAGCGCAGTGCCTGATGGAGTTGGCAACGAGCTGGAATGTGTAACCAACAACACGCTGTCCGCCATAATCCGCCAGCTCAGTAGTCTGA gcaaacatgcagaaaacGTTTTTGGGGAGCTCTTCAATGAGGCCAACACCTTTTATGTGCGCGCAAACTCTCTCCAGGACCGTATCGACCGCTTGGCAATCAAGGTTACCCAGCTGGACTCTAGCGTGGAGGAGG TCGCGCTTCATGACATAAATATGAGGAAGGCGTTTAAAAGCTTTACTGTCCAGGACCAGCAGGTTTTGTCCGAGGGCAGCATGACAAACTCAGTGGCTGACATGTACAACAACAGTGACAGGCCTCCCCCCCTCAGCACCCTCACGGCTTACAG AGAGGATTCCGCTGATGCAATGAAGTTCTACTCAGACCCATCTTACTTTTTTGAGCTGTGGAAGGAGAAAATGCTCCAAGACACAGAAGAcaagaggaaagaaaggaggagacaAAGG GAACAGAAGCGCTGCATGGAAAGCGGTACCCTTCAGCgggaggtgaagaaggtgagAAAGGCCCGAAACCGCAGGCAAGAGTGGAACATGATGGGAATCGATAAAGAGCTTCGTCCAGACCATCGTCATCCACAGACTCTCCAACGGGGGGCATCATCTGAGGGCTCTCTTTCCCCAGACGGCAG GCCTGACTTCCCTGACTACCTTGTCTCTCCACCTATTGCCCACGCTGCTTGTAACTATGCCAAGTTTCATGATTATGAGCCAGGGAACTCGCGTCCCTCACCACCTGTGGAGCATGAATACCACAGCATTGATGTCAACTACAAGAGGGTAACCTATGCCGCAGCGGAGCCCCACGCCGAAGACCAAATAAACGGTTCAATACGTCCACCTGCAGA CTTTGTGCCTCCACCTTCTGCTCCAGGCCCAGCCATCCCATCATCACAGACAGCCtttgggtttcctctgggtccACTACCACCAACACCACATAATGGAATTTTGCATGTAGGCCCAGGCTACTCTCTCCCACCTGTTCCTCCTCCAGGACCTTGCATGGTCCCTCCTCCCCCAggtcctccacctccacctctccctcctccagCTGCACCCTCACACCTAGCAGGGTATAGAGAAGACAACAAACCTGTGAGAGATGCAAGAAGTGATCTGCTATCTGCCATTCGCATGG GCATCCAGCTAAAGAAAGTCCaagagcagcaggagcagcaaaacaaacaagaaccaGTGGGAAATGATGTTGCCACTATCCTGTCCAGACGCATTGCAGTGGAGTATAGTGACTCCGATGAAGACTCTGAACTGGATGAAAATGACTGGTCAGACTGA
- the LOC137109219 gene encoding V-type proton ATPase catalytic subunit A-like: protein METSKLPLIQDEERESKFGFVHGVSGPVVIANSMSGAAMYELVRVGHSELVGEIIRLEGEMATIQVYEETSGVCVGDPVLQTGKPLSVELGPGIMGSIFDGIQRPLKDINDLTKSIYIPRGINIGALSRDIKWDFSPSKNLRAGSHVTGGDVYGIVFENSLIQHKIMVPPRKRGTITYLAPPGNYDISDVVLELEFEGVKEKLNMMQVWPVRQIRPVEEKLAANHPLLTGQRVLDALFPCVQGGTTAIPGAFGCGKTVISQALSKYSNSDVIIYVGCGERGNEMSEVLRDFPELTMEVDGKTESIMKRTALVANTSNMPVAAREASIYTGITLSEYFRDMGYNVSMMADSSSRWAEALREISGRLAEMPADSGYPAYLGSRLASFYERAGRVKCIGNPEREGSVSIVAAVSPPGGDFSDPVTSATLGIVQVFWGLDKKLAQRKHFPSVNWLISYSKYTRALDDYYEKNYPDLVPLRTKAKEILQEEEDLAEIVQLVGKASLAETDKITLEVAKLIKDDFLQQNSYSTYDRFCPFYKSVGIMSNMIAFYDMARHAVETTAQSDKKITWMIIKEHMGEILYKISSLKFKDPIKDGEAKIKADCAQLLEEMSNAFHSLEE, encoded by the exons ATGGAAACATCAAAACTGCCTTTAATCCAGGATGAGGAACGAGAAAGCAAGTTTGGATTTGTACATGGAGTTTCTGGACCAG tCGTAATAGCTAATTCAATGTCAGGTGCTGCCATGTATGAGCTGGTTCGTGTAGGTCACAGTGAGCTGGTGGGAGAAATCATCCGTTTAGAGGGAGAAATGGCAACTATTCAGGTCTATGAGGAAACCT CcggtgtgtgtgttggtgatcCGGTCCTTCAGACAGGAAAACCACTCTCTGTGGAGCTGGGACCAGGAATAATGGGCTCAATCTTTGACGGCATCCAGCGTCCTCTAAAAGACATCAATGACCTCACTAAAAGTATCTACATCCCAAGAGGAATAAACATTGGTGCTCTTAGCAGAGACATTAAGTGGGATTTTAGCCCAAGCAAGAATCTTCGA GCTGGCAGCCATGTAACAGGCGGCGACGTCTATGGCATAGTGTTTGAAAACTCCTTAATCCAACACAAGATAATGGTTCCACCTCGCAAGCGAGGCACCATCACCTACCTGGCCCCGCCTGGAAATTATGACATATCT GATGTAGTTCTGGAGCTTGAATTTGAAGGcgtgaaagaaaaactgaacatgatgcAGGTGTGGCCAGTACGACAAATCCGTCCCGTAGAAGAGAAACTTGCTGCAAATCACCCGCTGCTGACTGGTCAGCGAGTTCTGGACGCACTTTTCCC TTGTGTGCAGGGTGGCACCACTGCCATACCAGGAGCCTTCGGATGTGGAAAGACTGTAATCTCACAGGCCCTGTCCAAGTACTCCAACAGTGACGTCATCATATATGTGGGCTGCGGTGAGCGTGGTAATGAAATGTCTGAAGTGCTGCGGGATTTCCCTGAG CTTACTATGGAAGTTGACGGCAAAACTGAGAGCATCATGAAGAGAACAGCGCTGGTTGCCAATACATCCAACATGCCTGTGGCTGCAAGAGAGGCTTCCATTTATACTG GGATCACACTGTCTGAATACTTTCGAGATATGGGCTACAATGTGAGTATGATGGCTGACTCTTCATCTCGATGGGCTGAAGCTCTGAGAGAAATCTCTGGAAGACTGGCTGAAATGCCTGCTG ACAGTGGTTATCCTGCTTACCTGGGTTCCAGGCTCGCCTCCTTCTATGAGCGCGCTGGGCGTGTGAAGTGCATCGGAAATCCAGAAAGAGAAGGCAGCGTCAGCATTGTAGCAGC TGTTTCGCCCCCTGGTGGAGACTTCTCAGACCCCGTCACTTCAGCCACACTGGGAATTGTTCAG GTGTTCTGGGGATTGGACAAGAAGCTGGCTCAGAGAAAGCACTTTCCCTCTGTAAACTGGCTGATTAGCTACAGCAAGTACACACGAGCTCTGGATGACTATTATGAAAAGAATTACCCTGACTTAGTTCCTCTTCGTACAAAAGCTAAGGAGATTctacaggaggaggaggacttgGCTGAAATTGTGCAGCTTGTGGGCAAG GCCTCCCTTGCTGAGACTGACAAGATCACTCTAGAAGTTGCTAAACTCATTAAAGATGACTTCCTGCAGCAGAACAGTTACAGCACTTACGACAG GTTCTGCCCTTTCTACAAATCTGTTGGCATCATGTCAAACATGATTGCTTTCTATGACATGGCCCGACACGCTGTTGAGACCACAGCACAGAGTGACAAGAAAATCACCTGGATGATAATTAAAGAGCATATGGGAGAGATTCTGTACAAGATCAGCTCCTTAAAGTTTAAG GACCCCATTAAAGATGGCGAAGCTAAGATTAAAGCAGACTGCGCCCAGTTGCTGGAGGAAATGAGCAATGCCTTCCACTCCCTGGAGGAGTAA
- the LOC137109029 gene encoding palmitoyltransferase ZDHHC23-A-like isoform X1, whose protein sequence is MRCRRSTIRAEKHQFLFSTQMTDEKLGCFFFTPSILQRRSLMTRGHLSSERGTLTYRPTCFDTFAVLLWRQKPAEMKWEKLKPPEPDDPMCCCECDIYQYGCCDCENLDEAFNRWLKDKPPKSGCQSPVLGAMIDNLEISMIPALVLLPLLLRVAALHFLLGVIILTVLPGLVLWYYYATHRKKKRTLFFLTLALYSLAYMYYLFITEILPRGDVTQLQVCAVTSGMIFTLISLIHTKRGPGFVTTSLHELHSQRQKNAKDSKELIGSILSAASSAGTSAELQMTKEVLTAKWSRCQTCKIMRPPRAGHCRTCGSCVQRLDHHCIWINSCVGQANHRSFLLTLSVFALTSLYGISLVLCSICPQQYLMTALFYCPGVYSQPSTALCFTCAWYSGIVTGGLIYLLVIQVLNISFNVTEREAQLALRNKTGQSRLWGLVIDTGEHSRGFYQNWVEFLTMTDASVSTCSNLTDVV, encoded by the exons ATGCGTTGTCGCCGCAGCACCATCAGAGCAGAAAAACaccaatttcttttttcaacacAAATGACTGATGAGAAACtgggctgctttttttttaccccttcAATACTTCAGAGAAGGAGCTTGATGACAAGGGGTCATCTTTCCTCGGAAAGAGGAACTCTGACATATCGGCCCACATGTTTTGAtacttttgcagttttgttgtgGAGACAAAAG CCAGCAGAAATGAAATGGGAGAAGTTAAAGCCTCCTGAGCCAGATGACCCTATGTGTTGCTGTGAATGTGATATCTATCAGTATGGTTGCTGTGACTGTGAAAATCTGGATGAAGCCTTTAACAG GTGGCTGAAAGACAAACCACCTAAAAGTGGATGTCAGTCTCCTGTTCTTGGGGCAATGATCGACAACCTGGAGATCTCTATGATCCCAGCGCTGGTGCTGCTGCCTCTGCTACTTCGGGTTGCAGCTCTGCACTTTCTGCTGGGGGTCATCATTCTGACAGTCCTGCCTGGACTGGTCCTCTGGTACTACTATGCCACACACCGAAAGAAGAAACGCaccctcttcttcctcactcTTGCACTCTACTCTCTGGCCTACATGTATTACTTGTTCATCACAGAGATTTTGCCACGCGGGGATGTCACCCAGCTCCAGGTGTGTGCTGTGACGTCTGGGATGATTTTCACTCTCATTTCTCTGATTCACACCAAGAGAGGCCCAGGATTTGTGACCACTTCTCTACATGAGTTACACAGCCAGCGTCAGAAGAATGCAAAGGACTCTAAAGAACTTATTGGATCTATCCTATCAGCAGCCTCCTCTGCAGGGACTTCAGCAGAATTACAGATGACAAAAGAGGTCTTAACAGCAAAATGGAGCAGGTGTCAAACGTGCAAAATAATGCGACCACCGAGGGCTGGACACTGTCGGACATGTGGGTCATGTGTCCAGCGTCTGGACCACCACTGTATCTG GATAAACAGCTGTGTTGGACAGGCAAACCATCGCAGTTTCCTGCTGACCCTGTCTGTGTTCGCGCTGACCTCTCTGTATGGGATTAGTTTAGTGCTTTGCAGCATCTGTCCTCAACAGTATCTAATGACAGCTCTCTTCTACTGCCCCGGCGTCTACAGTCAGCCAAG CACGGCACTTTGCTTCACCTGTGCATGGTACAGTGGCATCGTCACAGGTGGATTGATTTATCTGCTGGTGATACAGGTTCTGAACATCAGCTTCAATGTGACAGAGCGAGAGGCTCAACTGGCTCTGAGGAACAAAACAGGCCAGAGCCGCCTGTGGGGACTCGTCATCGACACAGGAGAGCACTCACGTGGCTTCTATCAAAACTGGGTTGAGTTCCTAACCATGACAGATGCCTCGGTCTCTACTTGCTCCAACCTCACAGATGTGGTCTAG
- the LOC137109029 gene encoding palmitoyltransferase ZDHHC23-A-like isoform X3 → MKWEKLKPPEPDDPMCCCECDIYQYGCCDCENLDEAFNRWLKDKPPKSGCQSPVLGAMIDNLEISMIPALVLLPLLLRVAALHFLLGVIILTVLPGLVLWYYYATHRKKKRTLFFLTLALYSLAYMYYLFITEILPRGDVTQLQVCAVTSGMIFTLISLIHTKRGPGFVTTSLHELHSQRQKNAKDSKELIGSILSAASSAGTSAELQMTKEVLTAKWSRCQTCKIMRPPRAGHCRTCGSCVQRLDHHCIWINSCVGQANHRSFLLTLSVFALTSLYGISLVLCSICPQQYLMTALFYCPGVYSQPSTALCFTCAWYSGIVTGGLIYLLVIQVLNISFNVTEREAQLALRNKTGQSRLWGLVIDTGEHSRGFYQNWVEFLTMTDASVAGKWYLIGIASDAQWFANRKASMKMGTAMLTPTAEGDLDISFASLKSDGSCWRKNSVAKRTDVPGKFAYTCQRWGSENDMRWVDVKYDEYALTHTIKTKAGVSTIVNKLYGRGVDLSTDLQEKFRQFSLESGILPENIVFLPKNAECPAA, encoded by the exons ATGAAATGGGAGAAGTTAAAGCCTCCTGAGCCAGATGACCCTATGTGTTGCTGTGAATGTGATATCTATCAGTATGGTTGCTGTGACTGTGAAAATCTGGATGAAGCCTTTAACAG GTGGCTGAAAGACAAACCACCTAAAAGTGGATGTCAGTCTCCTGTTCTTGGGGCAATGATCGACAACCTGGAGATCTCTATGATCCCAGCGCTGGTGCTGCTGCCTCTGCTACTTCGGGTTGCAGCTCTGCACTTTCTGCTGGGGGTCATCATTCTGACAGTCCTGCCTGGACTGGTCCTCTGGTACTACTATGCCACACACCGAAAGAAGAAACGCaccctcttcttcctcactcTTGCACTCTACTCTCTGGCCTACATGTATTACTTGTTCATCACAGAGATTTTGCCACGCGGGGATGTCACCCAGCTCCAGGTGTGTGCTGTGACGTCTGGGATGATTTTCACTCTCATTTCTCTGATTCACACCAAGAGAGGCCCAGGATTTGTGACCACTTCTCTACATGAGTTACACAGCCAGCGTCAGAAGAATGCAAAGGACTCTAAAGAACTTATTGGATCTATCCTATCAGCAGCCTCCTCTGCAGGGACTTCAGCAGAATTACAGATGACAAAAGAGGTCTTAACAGCAAAATGGAGCAGGTGTCAAACGTGCAAAATAATGCGACCACCGAGGGCTGGACACTGTCGGACATGTGGGTCATGTGTCCAGCGTCTGGACCACCACTGTATCTG GATAAACAGCTGTGTTGGACAGGCAAACCATCGCAGTTTCCTGCTGACCCTGTCTGTGTTCGCGCTGACCTCTCTGTATGGGATTAGTTTAGTGCTTTGCAGCATCTGTCCTCAACAGTATCTAATGACAGCTCTCTTCTACTGCCCCGGCGTCTACAGTCAGCCAAG CACGGCACTTTGCTTCACCTGTGCATGGTACAGTGGCATCGTCACAGGTGGATTGATTTATCTGCTGGTGATACAGGTTCTGAACATCAGCTTCAATGTGACAGAGCGAGAGGCTCAACTGGCTCTGAGGAACAAAACAGGCCAGAGCCGCCTGTGGGGACTCGTCATCGACACAGGAGAGCACTCACGTGGCTTCTATCAAAACTGGGTTGAGTTCCTAACCATGACAGATGCCTCG GTGGCAGGAAAATGGTATCTGATTGGAATTGCCAGTGATGCCCAGTGGTTTGCCAATCGCAAAGCCAGCATGAAGATGGGCACGGCCATGTTAACCCCAACTGCTGAAGGGGACCTGGACATATCATTCGCCAGTCTCAA GTCTGATGGTTCTTGTTGGAGAAAGAATAGCGTGGCCAAGAGGACTGACGTGCCTGGGAAGTTTGCATACACATGTCAGC GCTGGGGGAGTGAGAATGACATGCGCTGGGTTGATGTAAAGTATGACGAGTACGCCCTGACCCACACCATCAAGACCAAGGCGGGTGTTTCCACCATTGTCAACAAACTCTATG GCCGTGGAGTGGATCTCAGTACTGACCTGCAGGAGAAGTTCAGGCAGTTCTCCTTGGAGTCTGGCATCCTGCctgaaaacattgttttccttCCAAAAAATG CTGAGTGCCCAGCTGCCTAG
- the LOC137109029 gene encoding lipocalin-like isoform X2, with the protein MTQLLTVLGALLCSLMVSSEVVPQADFNLQQVAGKWYLIGIASDAQWFANRKASMKMGTAMLTPTAEGDLDISFASLKSDGSCWRKNSVAKRTDVPGKFAYTCQRWGSENDMRWVDVKYDEYALTHTIKTKAGVSTIVNKLYGRGVDLSTDLQEKFRQFSLESGILPENIVFLPKNAECPAA; encoded by the exons ATGACCCAACTGCTAACAGTGCTGggagctctgctctgctccttgATGGTTTCCTCTGAAGTTGTGCCACAGGCCGACTTCAATTTACAGCAG GTGGCAGGAAAATGGTATCTGATTGGAATTGCCAGTGATGCCCAGTGGTTTGCCAATCGCAAAGCCAGCATGAAGATGGGCACGGCCATGTTAACCCCAACTGCTGAAGGGGACCTGGACATATCATTCGCCAGTCTCAA GTCTGATGGTTCTTGTTGGAGAAAGAATAGCGTGGCCAAGAGGACTGACGTGCCTGGGAAGTTTGCATACACATGTCAGC GCTGGGGGAGTGAGAATGACATGCGCTGGGTTGATGTAAAGTATGACGAGTACGCCCTGACCCACACCATCAAGACCAAGGCGGGTGTTTCCACCATTGTCAACAAACTCTATG GCCGTGGAGTGGATCTCAGTACTGACCTGCAGGAGAAGTTCAGGCAGTTCTCCTTGGAGTCTGGCATCCTGCctgaaaacattgttttccttCCAAAAAATG CTGAGTGCCCAGCTGCCTAG